In Halobacteriovorax marinus SJ, the following proteins share a genomic window:
- a CDS encoding molybdopterin molybdotransferase MoeA, with product MLSASEAHNEVLAADIDKEIYKVITRETTSSRGYVLAQDIVATRSHPPFNRVMMDGIAISFDGVSLREFKKQGIARAGEECKSLLSSDHCIEVMTGAPLPMGCDCVIPYEEIIENEKSFLLSESSHPKRNQFIHPLGVDYQRDDKLISKGTLINSGALSIIYSQGLSSVEVYQLESVAIISTGDELVDLGEKVLDHQIYRSNSYVIKNEIESFFTGAKVSLYHFNDDKEEILEGLASIVQKYKVIIISGGVSKGKFDFIPQCLEELGIKKAFHKVRQRPGKPLFFGKGARGQVVFGLPGNPVSSFVNTRRHIIPLLQKSFLNSEVTTVDVFSDRELELGSDFTFFIPAKISFLEGRVVASPRLGHNSGDFSKLTETDGFFEVPAPLGRIEMNKQYQFYPWGGGIGPV from the coding sequence ATGCTTAGTGCAAGCGAAGCACATAATGAAGTTCTAGCGGCTGATATTGATAAAGAAATCTATAAGGTAATTACTAGAGAAACGACCTCTTCAAGAGGATATGTCTTGGCCCAAGATATTGTGGCCACTCGCAGTCATCCTCCATTTAATAGAGTGATGATGGATGGCATCGCAATCTCATTTGATGGTGTTTCTTTAAGAGAGTTCAAAAAACAGGGGATTGCTCGAGCTGGAGAAGAGTGTAAAAGTCTTCTAAGCAGTGATCACTGTATAGAAGTGATGACGGGAGCACCTCTTCCTATGGGATGTGATTGTGTTATTCCTTATGAGGAGATCATTGAAAATGAAAAGAGTTTTCTTTTAAGCGAAAGTTCTCATCCAAAGAGGAATCAATTCATTCATCCTCTTGGAGTTGACTATCAAAGAGATGACAAGCTTATCTCAAAGGGAACTCTTATTAACTCTGGCGCCCTCTCTATTATTTATTCTCAAGGACTCTCTAGTGTAGAGGTCTATCAGCTTGAGAGTGTTGCTATTATTAGTACTGGGGATGAACTGGTAGATCTAGGTGAGAAAGTTCTAGATCATCAAATCTATCGCTCAAACTCCTACGTTATAAAAAATGAAATAGAATCTTTCTTTACTGGGGCGAAAGTATCACTCTATCACTTCAATGATGATAAAGAGGAAATTCTAGAGGGCCTAGCTTCTATAGTTCAAAAGTATAAAGTGATTATTATCTCTGGGGGAGTGTCCAAGGGGAAGTTTGACTTTATCCCTCAGTGCTTAGAAGAGCTTGGAATAAAGAAAGCTTTTCATAAAGTTAGGCAAAGACCTGGAAAGCCACTCTTTTTTGGAAAAGGAGCTAGAGGGCAAGTCGTCTTCGGTCTCCCTGGTAATCCCGTTTCTTCTTTTGTGAATACGAGAAGACATATAATTCCTCTTTTACAAAAGTCTTTTTTGAATTCTGAAGTCACTACAGTCGATGTATTTTCTGATCGAGAGTTAGAATTGGGTTCTGATTTCACTTTCTTTATCCCCGCAAAGATAAGCTTCCTGGAGGGGAGAGTTGTGGCCTCTCCAAGACTTGGGCATAACTCAGGTGATTTTTCTAAGTTAACTGAAACTGATGGCTTCTTTGAAGTGCCAGCTCCTTTGGGAAGAATCGAGATGAATAAACAATATCAATTCTATCCTTGGGGTGGAGGCATTGGGCCTGTTTAA
- a CDS encoding DUF6178 family protein → MSKSGSNLITNILKEAQAYSSMDIIESYIEKGEDLSNLPVQPLYTAIKSLSTDLVASSLSKFSPKQRQVFLDLDLWKKDDLDPNSFSYWIDVYSKCNDDKIKSEFLNSTEFALFLKGRMSIWTFDSEDPQYPDHDFYFLTEDNLLLFEFEEDYPYIGEVKQFVADLYTEHGVEGAYQYIFKIVSEGFLNMQEEEYRFKKHRLNDFGFVDYYDALELCNPFPSLSHINFFISKKEAHTPNIDREAQNQCLDNNALIAFKDRVDELSEELSKVNSQERLSYLQFNFTRLINSSLTVEDALKDGALAMTRIGKKTLAYMKLGFSYILENTKDNSQNIFADEGVFSAFDFVEIYNIGHSLILFEQKRIKKAMAQNGFNAENDTFLGEVIGTILDESFNEPVQFISNKIDNTKNTVDSFEELLNLQNDISLIGGILPFARGFFTTFKELEESNKLMDEYYLNFTVADIDFEALLLSTFVNFSNGVKLDGDSGKIGLLVSELKKFSLETMSNQGTLESKIKEFTQSFGLSSVHKVEDYLQTLVQFHLSGYDITHLTEEEFRHVGGPLLLNIGSN, encoded by the coding sequence ATGAGTAAGAGTGGATCTAACTTAATTACAAATATACTAAAAGAGGCGCAAGCCTACTCCTCAATGGACATCATTGAGTCTTATATTGAAAAAGGGGAAGACCTCTCAAATCTTCCTGTACAACCACTCTATACGGCGATTAAGTCCCTATCTACGGATCTTGTCGCTTCATCACTTTCAAAGTTTAGCCCTAAGCAAAGGCAAGTCTTTTTGGACCTAGATCTTTGGAAGAAAGATGATCTCGATCCAAACTCATTCTCATATTGGATTGATGTTTACTCTAAATGCAATGATGACAAGATAAAGAGCGAGTTTTTAAATAGTACTGAGTTTGCTCTCTTCTTAAAGGGAAGAATGAGTATTTGGACTTTTGATTCTGAAGATCCTCAGTATCCAGATCACGATTTTTACTTTCTTACAGAAGATAATCTCCTCCTCTTTGAATTTGAAGAGGACTATCCCTATATAGGAGAAGTTAAGCAATTCGTTGCAGACCTCTATACCGAGCATGGAGTTGAAGGAGCCTATCAGTATATCTTTAAAATTGTTTCTGAAGGCTTCTTAAATATGCAAGAGGAAGAGTACCGCTTTAAGAAGCACCGTTTAAATGATTTTGGTTTTGTGGATTACTACGATGCTCTTGAATTATGTAATCCTTTTCCAAGCCTCTCTCATATTAACTTCTTTATCTCAAAGAAAGAGGCCCACACGCCAAATATTGACCGCGAAGCTCAGAATCAGTGCCTAGATAATAACGCACTCATTGCTTTTAAAGATAGAGTTGATGAGCTGAGTGAAGAACTTTCCAAAGTTAACTCTCAGGAGAGACTGAGCTACCTACAATTTAATTTTACGAGACTTATTAATTCTAGCCTGACAGTGGAAGATGCTCTTAAAGATGGAGCGCTGGCCATGACTCGAATCGGGAAGAAGACTCTCGCCTATATGAAGCTAGGTTTTAGTTATATTTTAGAAAATACTAAAGATAATTCTCAAAATATCTTCGCCGATGAAGGTGTCTTTTCGGCCTTTGACTTTGTTGAGATTTATAATATTGGTCACTCGCTCATTCTTTTTGAACAAAAGAGAATTAAGAAGGCCATGGCCCAAAATGGCTTTAATGCAGAGAATGACACTTTTTTAGGAGAAGTGATTGGCACAATCTTAGACGAGTCTTTTAATGAGCCAGTTCAATTTATTAGCAACAAGATTGATAATACTAAGAACACAGTAGATAGCTTTGAGGAGCTTCTTAATCTTCAAAATGATATTTCACTCATCGGTGGAATACTTCCATTTGCGAGAGGGTTCTTTACAACATTTAAAGAATTAGAAGAGTCTAATAAGCTAATGGATGAGTATTACTTAAATTTCACTGTGGCCGATATTGATTTTGAAGCACTGCTTTTAAGTACATTTGTAAATTTCTCAAATGGAGTTAAGCTCGATGGGGACTCTGGAAAAATAGGTTTACTGGTTAGCGAACTTAAGAAGTTCTCTTTAGAGACTATGTCTAATCAAGGGACTTTAGAGAGCAAAATCAAAGAGTTTACTCAATCTTTTGGTTTAAGTAGTGTTCACAAAGTTGAAGACTATCTCCAAACACTTGTTCAATTCCACCTTAGTGGATATGATATAACACATCTCACTGAAGAAGAATTTCGCCACGTCGGTGGTCCTCTTCTTCTCAATATAGGGAGCAATTAG
- a CDS encoding S8 family peptidase, with product MKSLLILPLLIFSSLAHGNDPLSSMQWGIKNIGQPIFRATGELTRELVRGKPGVDIAIPSDFVQSKRKVIVAVIDSGVDINHPDLKDNIWFNPKCEGMSDEDIAKTDCYGWNFLDGNPDVSDDIGHGTHVAGIIGAVKDNGIGIKGVAADNVSIMPLKILNSKVSTFVYDKKVITNIIADAIAYAVSNGAEVINLSLGWPALIHTKKIRYAIETAIKRNVAVIVAAGNNNKKLPVYPCANDEVICVGAMDNVGEVPEFSNFGGKVDIIAPGESIISTYPRGLESRTLRISGYEIKKGSSQAAPFLAGIVALLKSKNQSMSFDEIKYRLYKSAERDFSLKDVKYGKVNVEKALSLKTEKGFPLFKFKGLTEVGINEDGSVKFSLPYRALLKDISQLDFKVELEDKINGKILYSKKFEVSNVSSEKDQAVVIDTVISNFSTSSHLGLKVYYEDKVSAHEIALVRNMLDIAEKVSVKLPFRDSEVLLSNNGRLSSSLRKVVSNKFKGQSLDYYVRRSASAGKTKIDLSRVTLSDVERIQFEIDEVGKIVSIVKNDFNNDGVEDFMIYSLSKEEKHLVLSFVTKEGRPLYGNLYQWYFEISTFEGLPFFNGDIKFDFINYDFSTFGKVKIPVFMKDWSMPEADNTLDPLDRIDENYISKKPYLLLPKIKANNVELEIRTLASVKFLEEVRKKYSLPIRDGVLFDQIVEQDEFSSTLTGLLISGREFNKRYFQIEYESVDSYQITEVDFYGLSLESNRTLVTRRNESIANASFALNTREELRAIFWDFEGNKRIQNFSTGSWGDIIIDIFDYSNRDGRDLILLESRYFIHAITGDGKSSKLPINRESSFPGVSFSETFKKVNVETKSSNARGILVDSTLIYGDRIYSMVQDGDVFSSPIYASFSLPKNCKYLDVAEFEGVGHIVVACHDRFLRSTIELIPLKESVK from the coding sequence ATGAAATCTCTTTTAATTTTACCATTACTTATTTTCTCTTCACTTGCCCATGGAAATGACCCTCTAAGTAGTATGCAGTGGGGAATAAAGAATATTGGTCAACCTATCTTTAGAGCAACGGGGGAGCTGACACGAGAGCTCGTTCGAGGAAAGCCAGGGGTCGATATTGCTATCCCATCTGACTTTGTTCAAAGTAAGAGAAAGGTTATAGTTGCAGTCATTGATTCAGGTGTAGATATTAACCACCCTGATCTAAAGGATAATATTTGGTTCAACCCTAAGTGTGAAGGGATGAGCGATGAAGATATTGCCAAGACTGATTGCTATGGTTGGAATTTCTTAGACGGAAACCCTGATGTTAGTGATGATATCGGTCACGGAACACATGTGGCGGGGATTATCGGTGCCGTTAAAGACAATGGTATCGGAATTAAAGGAGTCGCCGCCGATAATGTAAGTATTATGCCACTTAAGATACTCAACTCTAAAGTTAGTACATTTGTTTATGATAAGAAGGTTATTACTAATATTATAGCAGATGCTATTGCTTATGCTGTTAGCAATGGAGCTGAAGTTATTAATTTAAGTTTAGGTTGGCCTGCTCTTATCCATACTAAGAAAATTAGATACGCTATTGAAACGGCCATTAAGAGAAATGTTGCCGTTATTGTGGCCGCGGGAAATAACAATAAGAAACTTCCTGTTTATCCATGTGCAAATGATGAAGTTATTTGTGTTGGCGCTATGGATAATGTGGGAGAGGTTCCAGAGTTTTCAAACTTTGGTGGGAAAGTTGATATTATCGCTCCAGGAGAGAGTATTATTTCTACTTACCCTAGAGGTCTTGAGTCTAGAACTCTTAGAATTTCAGGCTATGAAATTAAGAAGGGATCCTCTCAAGCAGCACCATTCCTTGCAGGTATTGTTGCACTTTTAAAATCAAAGAATCAAAGTATGAGCTTTGATGAGATTAAGTATAGATTGTATAAAAGTGCTGAGAGAGACTTTTCGCTTAAAGATGTAAAGTACGGAAAAGTGAATGTTGAAAAAGCTCTTAGTCTAAAAACAGAAAAAGGTTTTCCTCTTTTTAAATTCAAAGGTCTGACAGAAGTTGGAATTAATGAAGATGGTAGTGTAAAGTTCTCCCTTCCGTATAGAGCGCTTTTGAAAGATATTTCACAATTAGACTTTAAGGTAGAACTTGAAGATAAAATAAACGGTAAAATACTTTACTCAAAGAAATTTGAAGTTTCGAATGTCTCTAGTGAGAAAGATCAAGCTGTTGTTATTGATACTGTTATTTCTAATTTCTCTACTTCATCTCACTTAGGACTTAAAGTTTATTACGAGGACAAGGTTAGCGCTCACGAGATAGCTCTCGTTAGAAATATGCTAGATATAGCTGAGAAAGTAAGTGTAAAACTACCTTTTAGAGACAGTGAAGTTCTTTTAAGCAATAATGGTCGACTTTCTTCTTCTCTTAGAAAGGTCGTCTCAAATAAGTTTAAGGGCCAAAGTTTAGATTACTACGTTAGAAGAAGTGCTAGTGCTGGAAAAACAAAGATTGATCTATCTAGGGTAACACTTTCAGATGTAGAGAGAATTCAATTTGAGATTGATGAAGTTGGGAAGATTGTTAGTATTGTAAAGAATGACTTTAATAATGATGGTGTTGAAGACTTTATGATTTACTCTCTCTCAAAAGAAGAGAAGCACCTTGTTCTTAGCTTTGTTACAAAAGAGGGGAGACCTCTCTATGGAAACCTATATCAATGGTACTTTGAAATATCTACTTTTGAAGGTCTTCCTTTTTTCAATGGTGACATTAAATTTGATTTCATTAATTACGATTTTTCTACATTTGGAAAAGTTAAGATACCAGTCTTTATGAAAGATTGGTCTATGCCTGAAGCGGATAATACTCTCGATCCTCTCGATAGAATTGATGAGAATTATATCTCTAAGAAGCCTTATTTATTATTACCAAAGATTAAAGCAAATAATGTTGAATTAGAGATTAGAACACTGGCCTCTGTTAAGTTCTTGGAAGAGGTTAGAAAGAAGTACTCTCTTCCTATTCGTGATGGAGTTCTATTTGATCAAATCGTTGAGCAAGATGAGTTCTCTTCTACTTTAACTGGCCTACTTATTTCTGGTAGAGAATTTAATAAGAGATACTTTCAAATTGAGTATGAGTCTGTTGATTCATATCAAATTACAGAAGTGGATTTCTATGGGTTAAGTCTAGAGTCTAATCGTACTCTCGTAACACGTAGAAATGAAAGTATTGCCAATGCCTCATTTGCGCTTAATACCAGAGAGGAGTTAAGGGCGATCTTTTGGGATTTTGAAGGGAATAAGAGAATTCAAAACTTCAGTACTGGAAGTTGGGGAGATATTATAATTGATATCTTCGATTACTCAAACCGTGATGGGCGTGATTTAATCTTATTAGAGTCTAGATACTTTATTCATGCCATTACTGGTGATGGTAAGTCGTCTAAACTTCCAATTAATAGAGAAAGTAGTTTTCCTGGGGTGAGCTTTTCAGAAACCTTTAAAAAGGTAAATGTAGAAACAAAGTCATCAAATGCCCGAGGTATCCTAGTGGACTCCACACTCATTTATGGAGATAGAATTTACTCCATGGTTCAAGATGGAGATGTCTTTTCTTCTCCAATATATGCGAGCTTTTCTTTACCAAAGAATTGTAAGTACTTGGACGTCGCAGAGTTTGAAGGAGTAGGTCATATCGTTGTTGCTTGTCATGATAGATTTCTAAGATCTACAATTGAGTTGATCCCACTAAAAGAGAGCGTTAAATAG
- a CDS encoding CpaF family protein, whose protein sequence is MSSENSVWKLINDLNTKKGITEIVINGPKSVFVERGGQFIQLNISLTKQDIYKFIEEVADYNKKVCNQEKPILDGNLPDGSRINIIIEPFVSGFPSISIRKYIRTIVDFDSSPGIFSIPPNWVEFLKAAVSARMNIIISGGTGVGKTTFMNLLLKEVSPAERVITIEDTLELNLTNPNLVRLEAGSKVEASDISVRDLVKNTLRMRPDRIILGEIRGGELFDLLQAMNTGHDGSMTSLHANSAAECINRMETLFLMAGYDVPYHVVRRQMSTAVDFIFQLSRDREGNRVLKTIQEITGMEGSNILSQTIATHEDGKLVATGITPKNMEKLHHMGALPLDFINK, encoded by the coding sequence ATGAGTAGTGAAAATTCAGTTTGGAAATTAATTAACGACCTCAACACGAAGAAAGGTATTACTGAAATAGTTATTAATGGACCAAAGTCTGTTTTTGTAGAAAGAGGCGGTCAATTTATACAATTAAATATTTCACTTACAAAACAAGATATCTATAAATTCATTGAAGAGGTCGCTGACTATAATAAGAAAGTGTGTAATCAAGAGAAACCAATTTTAGATGGTAATCTTCCAGATGGTTCGAGAATAAATATTATTATTGAACCCTTTGTAAGTGGCTTTCCTTCAATTTCGATTCGTAAATATATTAGAACAATAGTTGATTTTGATAGCTCTCCAGGAATCTTTAGCATTCCTCCTAATTGGGTAGAGTTTTTAAAGGCCGCTGTCTCGGCCCGAATGAATATTATTATCTCTGGTGGTACGGGAGTTGGTAAAACAACTTTCATGAATTTACTTCTAAAGGAAGTTAGTCCTGCTGAGAGAGTGATCACAATAGAGGATACTTTAGAGCTTAATCTCACTAACCCAAACCTTGTTCGCTTAGAGGCGGGGAGTAAAGTGGAGGCCAGTGATATTTCGGTACGTGATCTTGTTAAGAATACTCTTAGAATGAGACCTGATAGAATTATTCTTGGTGAGATTAGAGGGGGAGAGCTCTTTGATTTATTACAGGCCATGAATACTGGTCACGATGGAAGTATGACATCTCTCCATGCTAATTCAGCAGCAGAATGTATTAATCGTATGGAGACACTATTTTTAATGGCGGGATATGATGTTCCCTACCATGTTGTAAGAAGACAGATGAGTACTGCGGTAGATTTTATCTTTCAACTTTCTAGAGATAGAGAGGGTAACAGAGTGTTAAAAACCATTCAGGAAATTACTGGAATGGAAGGAAGTAATATTCTCTCGCAAACAATCGCTACTCACGAAGATGGAAAGCTCGTAGCTACAGGCATCACTCCAAAGAATATGGAAAAGCTCCACCATATGGGAGCTCTTCCTCTAGACTTTATCAATAAGTAA
- a CDS encoding Nif3-like dinuclear metal center hexameric protein translates to MSVVKRKDLEKFLNNLLNIYEYQDYGPNGLQVEGVDEVSKVAFAVSATRHSINEAAKNGANALIVHHGLFWKFHGTRALKGPFAKRVFPLVRNEINLFGYHLPLDAHLEVGNAAGIAKLLKMTDVTPFGDYKGSPTGLRGKLPKKYKREELAKELESILNHKVIFSIPQEQEEIRTLAIITGGANSEWAGAMRLGLDAYLTGEMSEHDWHESAEGGVTMFAGGHNATEQFGVQLLMKEVEREFGLECFFIESQNPA, encoded by the coding sequence ATGTCAGTTGTAAAAAGAAAAGATCTCGAAAAATTTCTAAATAACCTCCTTAATATTTATGAGTACCAAGACTATGGACCAAACGGTTTACAAGTCGAAGGTGTGGATGAAGTCTCTAAAGTGGCCTTCGCTGTTTCGGCAACGAGACACTCAATTAATGAAGCCGCAAAAAATGGAGCCAATGCATTGATAGTTCACCACGGACTTTTTTGGAAATTTCACGGCACACGTGCCCTAAAGGGACCATTTGCAAAGAGAGTTTTCCCTCTCGTAAGAAATGAGATTAACCTCTTTGGTTATCACCTTCCTCTCGATGCCCATCTTGAAGTTGGTAACGCTGCTGGAATTGCAAAACTTCTAAAGATGACAGACGTAACACCATTTGGAGACTATAAAGGCTCACCTACAGGACTTAGGGGAAAACTCCCAAAGAAATATAAGAGAGAGGAACTAGCTAAAGAGTTAGAAAGCATTCTCAATCATAAAGTCATCTTCTCTATCCCACAGGAACAGGAAGAGATAAGAACTCTGGCCATCATTACTGGCGGGGCAAATAGTGAGTGGGCAGGTGCCATGCGCCTAGGTTTAGATGCTTACCTTACAGGAGAGATGAGTGAACACGACTGGCATGAAAGCGCTGAAGGCGGTGTAACAATGTTTGCAGGAGGTCACAACGCCACAGAACAATTCGGAGTTCAGCTTCTTATGAAAGAAGTCGAGCGAGAATTTGGCCTAGAGTGCTTCTTCATTGAGAGCCAAAATCCCGCCTAA
- a CDS encoding tetratricopeptide repeat protein → MKENKGTLILMEENIRNLLTSELHCAWSYYERLIHAISDLSKIAQLPESKELTQKMNFDIVELLEVHVFSKDFINENVRNITLRELKYKCKDTTDLLERMIRLELNSEKTLDTTVNFINLLYEYAHEWHHLLSDFTDISIQLPRVNLIEAVVTSPKYLMDMEDEMNNTLKEESEELVDSTPRLHQSGFSIIDGGAQDDELSLEDDYDDIDEDSDHDDEGEEDKIIPLFKLDKENIIRFQGAGLGSIGSLEWQRDKKYDKLLHEGHEAVFEKNFAEALEKFTRALNYKETAEVLTLIGWVHSLDGRLDKAKTFCLKAIQTDADYGPPYNDLGTYLLSEGQVEESLKWFEMAKKSINYQNREYPYINAGRAYMTVKNLPKALEEFSKALTLAPYHEELHATVERLKKSIHTSSNKEEFKVNWDISEEVENSETDDSPVN, encoded by the coding sequence TTGAAAGAGAATAAAGGAACGCTCATTTTGATGGAAGAAAATATTAGAAATTTATTAACTAGTGAATTGCATTGTGCCTGGTCATATTACGAGAGGCTCATCCACGCGATCTCCGATCTTTCAAAAATTGCTCAGCTCCCAGAGTCTAAAGAACTAACTCAGAAAATGAATTTCGATATCGTTGAGCTTTTAGAGGTACATGTTTTCTCTAAAGACTTCATCAATGAGAACGTCAGAAATATTACATTAAGAGAATTAAAGTATAAGTGTAAAGATACTACTGATCTTCTAGAGAGAATGATTCGTCTAGAATTAAATAGCGAAAAAACTCTTGATACAACGGTTAACTTCATTAACCTCCTTTATGAATATGCTCATGAGTGGCATCACCTACTTTCAGACTTTACAGATATTAGTATTCAGCTTCCAAGAGTAAACCTCATTGAGGCGGTAGTGACTTCTCCAAAATACTTAATGGATATGGAAGATGAGATGAACAACACTCTTAAAGAAGAGAGTGAAGAACTTGTCGACTCTACTCCTCGCCTGCACCAAAGTGGATTCTCCATTATTGACGGTGGTGCTCAGGATGATGAATTAAGTCTTGAAGATGACTATGATGATATCGATGAAGATAGTGATCATGACGATGAGGGAGAAGAAGATAAAATTATTCCTCTCTTTAAATTAGATAAAGAAAATATCATTCGCTTTCAAGGAGCCGGACTTGGTTCAATTGGAAGTTTAGAGTGGCAAAGAGATAAGAAGTACGACAAGCTCCTACATGAAGGTCATGAGGCAGTTTTTGAAAAGAATTTCGCTGAAGCACTTGAGAAATTTACAAGGGCCTTAAACTATAAAGAGACAGCAGAAGTTCTTACTCTTATCGGTTGGGTTCACTCTCTAGATGGTCGCCTAGATAAGGCCAAGACTTTCTGTCTTAAGGCCATTCAAACTGATGCTGACTATGGGCCTCCATATAATGACCTTGGAACTTATTTATTAAGTGAAGGACAGGTAGAAGAAAGTTTGAAGTGGTTTGAAATGGCCAAGAAATCTATTAACTACCAAAATAGAGAATATCCTTATATCAATGCTGGACGCGCCTATATGACGGTAAAGAATCTTCCTAAGGCCTTAGAGGAATTTTCTAAAGCGTTGACACTAGCACCATATCACGAAGAACTTCATGCAACGGTTGAAAGACTGAAGAAGTCAATTCACACAAGCTCAAACAAAGAAGAGTTTAAAGTGAATTGGGATATCAGTGAAGAAGTTGAAAATTCAGAAACTGACGACTCTCCAGTAAATTAA
- a CDS encoding acyl-CoA thioesterase produces the protein MISFEYPLTILEKHLDTFGHVNNAVYLSLYEEARWDFITKGGFGLREIQEKKVGPVVLELNIKFSAELKNREDIVIHSKVLGMKNSLVMEMEQSMIKSDGTVASTMIIAFGLFDLNRRKLIPPTDDWKKAIGDES, from the coding sequence ATGATTTCTTTTGAGTACCCATTAACAATCTTAGAAAAGCACCTGGATACTTTTGGACACGTAAATAATGCGGTCTATCTCTCTCTATATGAAGAGGCGAGATGGGACTTTATTACTAAAGGTGGCTTTGGTCTTAGAGAGATTCAAGAGAAGAAGGTTGGCCCTGTTGTTTTGGAACTCAATATTAAATTTTCTGCAGAGTTAAAAAATCGTGAGGATATAGTGATTCATTCTAAAGTTTTAGGAATGAAGAACTCTCTAGTAATGGAGATGGAACAGTCCATGATTAAGAGTGATGGGACAGTGGCCTCTACGATGATTATTGCTTTTGGACTCTTTGATTTAAATAGAAGAAAACTTATCCCACCAACTGATGATTGGAAAAAGGCCATTGGAGATGAGAGTTAA